In Alosa alosa isolate M-15738 ecotype Scorff River chromosome 10, AALO_Geno_1.1, whole genome shotgun sequence, the genomic stretch TCAGTAGCCTAAACAGTTGTGTTTCTGGTCATAAAGTATTAAGCAACTATGCTGATTAACAATTCAATTAACCTGAAACCGGGTTGAAGTATGACATTTCCTCAGAAACTACAAGTCCCTTGTATGAGGAAGGAGCACGCATGCGCAAAGACTACAACGCGTGGTTTAAAAGGGGCAACTTCCCTCCATGAGTCTCTTCTCCAGTCGAAATCTGGAACACGATGGTGAGCAGTCTAGCAATAGTATATATTCAGCTTTTTTAGAGGACAATAAATTGCTTGGAAAACATTTACatagacccacacacaccaccaggatTGATGAAATAGAAATGTAGTTGCATTTTTCGTTGTGCTGTGTTGCATTTTGTGGCATTCGAAGAATCTCCTAGGTAAGCGTAAACGTGGCTTGAAGTTAACCTTAGCACCTAATGTAATTTGTGACGTTATCGTTCAATAAACTTAACTCCACGTAACAAGCTTCCTGAGACACATTAGGCTATTGAGTCTTAATAACGTTATGTACCGTAGAGTGTGGAACGCCTATCAAACTTGCCAATTTGTATTTTCCAGTGTTAAAACGTGTGGTTGCTAAGTTAGCATAGAGTGTTTTCTAAAGCTGTAACGTTACCCTCTTTGGCTAGCAGGCCATTAACGTTATTTATTGGAGTTGATTTTTGACGTACACAGGCGACGGTAGACATCTGAAAATACACTTAAGTACGTATGTTGCCCCAGTGTACTTAATTCACCTATGATTAGCGATGTTTacagatgtttttttccccccagcaCATGGTCCGGTATCCAGCTATGTCTTTCAAGGGTGCATCTAGCTAGAAGGAAGTTACAAGCTACATGAAGAGGGTAAGTGCTCAACAAGAATAATTTGTCATAACTTCACAAATCTAGGTTGGTGATAATGATGaccaaacttttttccccatcTGACCGACTGTGTAGATTACTTTGAAAAACTAAGCCAAATTTCCTGATATCACCATAGAGCATAGATAAAAGGTGTTTTAAAAACGGTAATGGGATCTTGACTGAATGttccccatttttttttctcctcaggtGTACCCAGTCTTTGTAGAGTGCTGTATGAAGACCTGATCTGCCACTTGCACAACCCTGGATTTTCAGGATCTTGAGATGGTATGCTCTGATATGAAGGCATTATTTGTGAAGTAAGCCATGTTAATCATTTATAGACACTGGGGCAGTAGTGTTCCCCTACTGTGGTTGTGAGATGGTGATATGATGACTTAATCTTTTTTCCCCAGCAGATCGACTATGTTGACCATAGCTAAACTTTAAGCCAATTTTGTCTGATTCACCAGTTGATGTCTTATGTGGGTCATCAAGGCTGATGCTTGAAGTCTAATGCATCTCCAtcctctttattttattttagtgtggTCTGCTGACAAGAGCATCACAGGCAGGAAGTGGCATGCCTCACCCGGCATGTGCTCAAGGTAAGATGGAGATGGTATGGAGTTGATGGCCCTTAGAAATTGGTGTTTCAGTGATGGTTTTTATGCCTTTAGTTTTGATCAACCATTTGAAATTAAACCAAGAGTTTTCTGAGAATCACAGATGGACtaatgattgtgtgtatgtagtggtATTCCTTTTGTATAACACAATTATTTCTCCTATACAGTGGAGGACTCAGACTGTTTAAAGGACGGATGAAAAAACAAAGGGCGCTTATCTCAACATGGCACCCCACCTAAAAAGCTACATGTGTCAAGTATGACTATAGTTTTCAACCTTAATGAAAATAACACTTATTAGGCAATTCCAACTAAAAATGACCTGACTTAGAAAGAGGTATTGATGGGTCAGATCTGGAGAATGGTCTGGTGGACCTCCCCCTGGAAAATGTATGACTAGTAGctaaatgtaaaatgtgtgtaGTTTGAAACAGTGAGGCTAAGGAGAGTCTGACTACCTAGAGATATTGAAATAAAGACCATGAGTACCGGTACATCAAAATGCCACCTAAATATTAGCTTAACTTATCTGCCCCTTGCAGAAGCTTGTTAAAGTATTTGGTGGCACCCTAGACTGTTAACATGGCACTGGCTTTGGGAAAACCTTCCCTACAGGGCACATGGTAAGGATGACTGCTGGTCACGAAGAGTCATTTTTTACTGGGATCTGTTTCTTTCCATTGCAAGGGCACTTGATGGTGTAACAGTGCTATCTAAGAAAGCCCTGCCCCTCCTATCAGAAAGGCAGTTGTAGGGAACCAAGTTTATTCCATTGTAAGGGCACCCATCACGTGTCCCTCCTTGCATACATGGATGCAAGGAGGGACACCCTTCATTTCCCTGCAGCACATTTTATCTATTAATGGAGCACCTACGTTGACTGACCGACTATGTAGAATGCTATGTAAAACTAAGCCTAATTTCCTGATCACCATAGTAAAGCATggatgaccttttttttttttttttttataaactgTAATGGATTTTCACTACACGTTCCCTTTTTTCCCCACAGGTGCCCAGTCTTTCTAGGGTCCTGTATGAAGACTTGCCCTGGATTTCCAGCTGTGCTTCCAGATCCATGATCTGAGATGGGATGCTTTGATATGGAGGCACTACTTGTGACGTAAGCCATGTTAATCATTCATAGACACTGGGGTAGTAGTGTTCCCCTACTGTGGTTGTGAGATGGTGATGTGATGACTTAATCTTTTTTCCCCAGCAGATCGACTATGTTGACCATAGCTAAACGTTAAGCCAATTTTGTCTGATTCACCAGTTGATGTCTTATGTGGGTCATCAAGGCTGATGCTTGAAGTCTAATGCATCTCCACCCTCTTTATTTTAGTGTGGTCTGCTGACAAGAGCATCACAGGCTGGAAGTGGCATGCCTCACCCGGCATGTGCTCAAGGTAAGATGGAGATGGTATGGAGTTGATGGCCCTTAAAAATTAGTGGTTCAGTGATGGTTTTTATGCCTTTAGTTTTGATCAACCATTTGAAATTAAACCAAAAGTTTTCTGAGAATCACAGATGGactaatgaatgtgtgtgtagtggtattCCTTTGTATAACACAATTATTTCTCCTATACAGTGGAGGACTCGGACTGTTTGAAAGACGGGTGAAAAAACAAAGGGCACCTATCACTCAACATGGGGCCCCCAACCCCACCTAAAAAGCTACATGTGTCAAGTATGACTAGTTTTCAACCTCAATGAAAATAACACTTTTATTAGGCAATCCCAACTAAAAATGACATGCCCTGAAAACCCAGTTAACTAATGCTCTTAAGTTTTTAACTTTCTGCAAACGAACAAGTTTAGCTGAACATGATGTAATGGGACTTTAAAGACAGATGTATTAGATCAGATGTGGAGGATGGTCTGGACCTCCCCAGGGAATTATTTTGACATTCTTTCAGCTAAATGTACCATTTTTGTGACATTTGAAACCGTAAGGCTAAAGAGAGTCTATGACTAGCGAGATATATTAAACTTAAGACTAAATGGTTCAGTTCAATTCCTTTTACCTTGCTCTTGCAAATGATTAGAAACAGGGTAACTCTTATTGGTACTCTTGCCCTTGATACAAAAGGTAGGGTCTTGTAATTTGTTCTGTGTCCACTTTGCTCTATTGGTCTTAATTCACTTTGGGCTTCCAGACAAGGTAGAGGGTCACTATATCAGTCCTTCTACATGATTATTTGGATACAGATCAGGATGCAGATTTTGGAATTTGGTTTCACTTCCTTACCATTGTGAGATGGGGGTCTCTAGTGAGTCACTGCTCATGTTGTAATGCCCTGGCCTAAAGTGCCTATTGAAAAATTAAAACCTGCACACGAGTACATCAAAATGCCACCTATATATTATCCAGACTCAGTGCAATCTAAGAATTCACttcatgatttatttatttatttttttatcagaaAAGCACCTGTAGGGAACCTCAAGTTTAGCCCATTGTAAGGGCACCTACCATATATTTCCCACTGCTGGGGCATGAATTAGGAAACTCGCATGAACTGATGCAAGGAGGGACATCCTTTATTTCACTGTTGCACATTTTATCCACTAGAGGAGCAGCTACATTGGTACTTAATCCTTTCTCAAATGGTGTGCCATATACTGGGTTGCATTCCAATACATTCTGTATTGGAAATGAACCCCTTTGGAACACTGTAGGGACCATAAAGAGGGTACTCCATAATGGTACTTTTCCAATGGAAGGGTACACATATTTTAAGGGACACCTTTGAGGGTATTGCATTACATTTTCAACACTATAAAGGCTGTCATTAAGACATGATCATGAATTTTACTTGTTCTAGGCTACATAAACACTAGGTAAGCGCTCAATGAGAATAATGGCCAAAAttcgtgtatatatatatatatatatctagaTTGGTCATGATGccagctttttttttctccagctGACCAACTATGTAGACTGCTGTGAAAAACTAAGCCAAATTACCTGATATTACCATAGTAAAGCATGGATAAAAGGTGTTTAAAAAATGGTAATTGGTCTTAgctaaatttgtttgtttttttttcaggtgcACCTAGTCTTTGTAGGGTCCTGTGTTAAGACTTTACCTGCCACTTGTTTTGAACTGCTTCAGGATCTATGATTACCATCTGAGATGGGATGCTCAAATATGGAGGCCTTATTTGTGACGTAAGCCATGTTAATCATTCCCTCATAAATGCTCGGGCAGTACTGCTCTCCTGTGTTTGTGAGATGGTGATGTGATGACTTAATCTTTTTTTCCCCAGCAGATCGACTATGTTGACCATAGCTAAACTTTAAGCCAATTTTGTCTGATCCACCAGTTGATGTCTTATGTGGGTCATCAAGGCTGATGCTTGAAGTCTAATGCATCTCCACTCTCTTTATTTTAGTGTGGTCTGCTGACGAGAGCATCACAGGCTGGAAGTGGTATGCCGCACCTGGCATGTGCTCAAGGTAAGTTGGAAGATGGTGTGGAGTTGATGGCCCTTAAAAATTGGTGTTTCAGTGATGGTTTTTATGCCTTTAGTTTTGATCAACAATTTGaaattaaaccaaatgttttctGAGAATCACAGATGGACtaatgaatgtgtgcatgtagtgGTATTCCTTTGTATAACACAATTATTTCTCCTATACAGCAAAGGACTCAGACTGTTTGAAGGACAGGGGTGAAAAAACCAACCCCACCTAAAAAGCTACATGTGTGAAGTATGACCATAGTTTTCAACCTCAATGAAAATGACACCTAGGCAATCCCATCTTAAAATGACAAGCCCTCAGATAAAAGAATTGGTGAACTATAATGCTTTACATTTTTAACTTTCTGCAAACAAACGTCTTTAGCTGAACATGAAGAACCTCCACGTTGGGTTATTGGTAGGTCAGATCTGGAGGATGGTCTGGTggacattttttaaattctgaCTGCTAAATGTACCATTTTTGTGTAGTTCGATACAGCAAGGCTAAAGAGAGCCTATGACTGGGTGAGGATATTGAAATAAACACTAAATGGTTTTCATAGTTTTAATTCCATTTACTTTGCTCTTGCCAAATGATCAGAAACAGGATGGGTATTATTGGTACTCTTTGCCCATGAATGGGAGGGtaatttgtttttgtctgtgtgcactACTGGTCCAATTTTATTTTGGACTTTCAAACAAGGTACGGTTCACCTTCTCAGTCCTCCTACATGATTGTTGATGCAGATTTTGGAATTTTGGTTTCACTTTCTACACCATGGGGGGTCGGGATCTGCTGTGACCTGACTGCACTTGTTACTTGACTCTGAATCTGCCCTGGCCTAAAGTGGCCATTgggaaaaatgaaaacatggacAGTGCAGATGAGATGTCAAAAACCCAGCTAGATATTTGCTTATGCCTATCTGCCCCTTGCAAAAACTTCTTAAAAAGTATTTGGTACCCTAAAATGTCATGGTAGCCTCTTTGGGAAAACCTTCCCTATGGCCACATGGTAAGGAAGACTGTAGTGCACTGAGCCTCGTCTTATTGGGATTTTCTTTCCACTGCAAGGGCACTTGATTGTGTCACAGTGCTATCCAACATGGcacttttatttactttttcccCAACTGACTGACTAGACTGCTGTGACATTAAGCCAAATTACCTGGTCACCATAATGTTAAAGCTAAGGTGTTTTAAAATTGTAATGGGCCTGgactaaatgttcctttttctcCTCAGGTGTACCCAGTCTTTGTAGGGTCCTGTATGAAGACTTGATCTGCCACTTGCAAATCTGTGGATTTCAAGATGTGCTTTGAATTGCTTCAGGATCTATGATTACCGTCTGAGATGGGATGCTCAGATATGGAGGCCTTATTTGTGACGTAAGCCATGTTAATCATTCCCTCATAAATGCTCGGGCAGTAGTGCTCCCCTACTGTGTTTGtgatggtgatgtgatgacTTAATCTTTTTTCCCCAGCAGATCGACTATGTTGACCATAGCTAAACTTTAAGCCAATTTTGTCTGAGTCACCAGTTGATGTCTTATGTGAGTCATCAAGGTTGATGCTTGAAGTCTAATGCATCATTCTCCACCCTGTATTTATTTTAGGGTGCTCTGCTGACAAGAGCATCACAGGCTGCAAAGGGCTGTGGTCTGGATTGGGGTATCTGGATACCAGTCTTTGTGTGGTGGCCAGATGACCTGGAGTAATTTTCATCTAAGATTTTCTACAAGTCGTCAAGTTATTTTTTGAATGTGTCTGCTTGGATTCATGTGTGCTAGATTGTATACAAATGGACAATTGTGTTTGGTTACTGACATTTTCAGAACTATAGCCATATCAATCTTCGTTGCTTTTATTGCATGCTTTGGATAACAtgattaaattataaaaataataaatgtttgAAAAAATCAAGGTTTCTTGTGTTCTCTTTTTAAATATATCTGTAGCACTAGACTGAGCTCACGTTTGAATAAAAGCCAGCTGAACACGCACCTTATCAGTCGATGGCAGAATTATTGAAAAGCCATAATATAAGAGTTGAGCAATCTTTCAGCCATATGCTTCTCTGTTAGGGACAGCCGGTCAAGGCTTTAGGGCCAACATAAATTATGTAACGGAAAACAATCTGTGACTGAATTTGCGCAAACTGTCTAGACTAGAGCTATACATTGtatttttatgatgtttggctaTCCCCTgctccagactctccaccctgggtggcaggtccttcagtgccttggcccccaaactctggaacaaCCAACCCCTTCGTGCcggtccttctcttcctttcttcaatcTCAAGACCTTTGTTTAATCACttctccacacccaacacatagttcctacagataacttgtttttgtttgttattgtgtttccctgccttcctactatgtaaagcgaccttgggtttgagaaaggcgctatataaaataaacttattattatttagggAATGAAATTAATCGGTGCTCCGTAACGCGCTCACAAAGCAGTCTCAATGGAAGATGTTATATGAACATGTATTTTTGTCTACGGCGTCACTTATAATCCTACCCTGGGAATTAGTCGTTCAGTATTTTAAATTATGATGCCTATGTGCACACGAGTTAGTCAGGCCTGCGATAATCTGATGCTCTGCCATTGGCGGCATCACATACTCCAGGCCATAATCCCTTTCAAAGGTTATATAAAGTTGCCAAACTGAGCAACAGCAGCTGGGTAGTCTATACGCGCAGCATCATCCTTCCCACAGCGCCTCGTGGATGCACAGCCGTCATCCATCCTTGATAAAAGATTCGGAGGAAAAATAGGAAGATCGGCGAACAGAATGTTGGTGATTGTTGACCTTGTGCTGATGTTAATAGATTTAACCATTTCTATTCTGAATGCAGTAGTGCGCACTGTCGTGCGACCGCGTCTGAAACCCATTGATGGAGAGCTGTGTCTCATCACGGGGGCAGGTGGTGGACTGGGACGCCTCTTTGCATTAGAATTTGCAAAAGAGGGAGCCGAACTTGTGTTGTGGGATTGCAACGCAGAGGCAAACGAGCAGACAGCCAAACTGGTACGGGAATTGGGGATCAAGGCGCACACGTACACAATCGATCTCTCCAAACGCGAGAGCATCTACCAAACAGCTGACCGTGTGCGGCGCGAGGTGGGTGACGTCACGATGTTGGTAAACAACGCGGGAGTAGTGGCTGGGCAAAAGTTCCTAGAGTGTCCGGATGTGCTCTTGGAGAGGACCCTGCTGGTCAACTGCCATGCTCTCTTTTGGGTAAGACATGCAACCCCTATGATCTCGGTAGCTAAACccacattatatcattgatgtATGGAGCCTACAATATTATTTATGAAATTATATATTCTCCTTAATGAAACTGTtcactgtttttatttgtaagtcgctttggacaaaagtgtctgccaaatcacATAACCATAAATCTCGATTCCAAAACCCTACTGCTATTCTGTTATATACACgagtttcccgtttaccaacaaaactagatgcgcgcgcagccgtgaggcagaagacgcttggtggccgtccacaacgttataaacttaacctaaatagtcggctgctgtaagctacagtcgctgttgtctcaatgataataacatctcatttcagactatatttcaaagtttgacgttcatttggattattaatataacattgtattttgtcattttttggcaaagacatgcattccgttagggatattgaacatgtttaacattctctaaccatcgtgatttcgaattagtgcagttttcagcacaaaaactcattttattcttttgctcttttgcattgctctatgctgttctatggtgctttctgctacttggttgcgcacgcatgttttcgtgacgttccatagaaatccatgtataggtTTTTGAGATTTTAATTTATTGTCTAGTGACTAGTCTGTGGATACACATTCATGATACCTGGTACATTACCTCTATACACAATAAAAACTGAATTATGTAGGGCCTACTTGATGCATGAGAAGACTCCATTGCTAACATGACTCAGAATGCCTGAATGATAGGCTATTGTTGCTGAATCTACATCCCTACAATATTGTTCCCCACTGCATTATCAGGTTTTAAAGAATACGGCCCTTAAAAGCACGTCTGCAAATCTGACTAAAGAACTCATAACTGAAAATCCTTTGACTAGACAttaagtgtaggcctattcaatGTGGTGAGAAACACAGCAATTATGTAGGAATGTGATTCACAGTGTTATCCTCTTACTGTAACTAAAGTCGCATGTTTGTAGTGGATAAGCTGTGTCAGAAAAAACATCAGTTACTAAAGCTTTTGTGGTGTTTTTATAAAAAAGGACTTCTTTAGTTTGTGGTCTTATGAAAGTCTTCTATTTGTGAAATGTCAAATGTCAGAATCAGCTTGCTTTGCGAACCAATGCTGTTGAATGAATTAAAGCTAAAGTTTTTTGAGTTTTTTGAGTCACTTTGAGTTTTAATCAGTTAATCAGACAGAATTAGACACCATACTTTCCCCCACTGACATGCTTTCCACCTTCAGGAGACGGAAACACCGATCCCTACATTCTAGGGACACATTACGTAACTCTTGAATGTCCTCTTTCACACAGATGACAAAGGCTTTCCTTCCTCACATGAAGGCCACAAACCATGGTCACATTGTCACTGTCGCTAGTACACTCGGACTGTTCACTACAGCTTGTGTGGAGGTAAGGGCTGctacttaataaaaaaaagctgTTTTAGGAAAAACAAGCAAGTAATTGTGCATCTGTTCATCTGTGAACACAAGTCAGGCCAGGGCACAAATGGCGACGTCAGTGTTGCTTGTTTTAGCCCTTTGATGTTGGCCATTCATGCTGTTCCCCTTTTTAATGGCATTTGAGGTCCACTCAAGCGTACCAAATCAGCTACAGAATTCAGATCAGCCCTCACCACGGACCTGTCTCTGACGTTATTGCTCTCTCTGTGCCCACACAGGACTATTGTGCCAGTAAGTTTGGGGCAGTGGGTTTTCACGAGTCCTTAGCTCACTCTCTCTTGGCAGAGGGTGGTCTGGATGGCATCAAGACCACACTGGTTTGCCCCTACATTGTCAACACTGGCATGTTTGCTGGATGCCAAATCAGGTGGGGATATAAGGCATTATGTACTTGAGAACACCCAGAGGTAAACACATAGGATGTATAAAAACAGAAATCCCTGTGCACTGCTACTTCAGGTTACCAAGTGCTGGTGGGTTGCAGGAACATTAAAGACAAAAAGTCAAAGTAGCCACCACACACTGGAATAATCTACTGATTGTACTATTGTTAGGATGgtacaatacacacaaaaaGGGTATGGCCCAACAAATGGGGACCAAAAGTGAAATGTGAGTTTGGCTTTTGGATTGGATCAAATTTTGAAAATGGAATCTGGATCAGATTTTCAGTCTGTGTTGAAAACCTTTATCAGGATTATCCTGATTCCAACTGCAGGGTGGATTCAGGATGAATTTCAGAATGTAATAGAAcatcaaaatctgtcaaataaccgtactatcatatatttttactTAATTTCTGTCTCTTCAGATAAAACAATTAAAGCAACCCCACCTAGGCTAAATTGTGATATGTAGTCTCATTTAGAGGCAATGATAATGCAGATTTCGTAATCCGGAAAAGATTGTGTTTGGATCAGGGAGATCCAATCCAAATTTGCTTTAAACAACAGCATATAAATCAAATGGATTATCTGATTCTGGATTGTAAAATGTGGAATTACCAAATCTGGATTATTCTGATCCAGATTACATTTTTACAACTGGGCCCTTGTTTAAAACTACATAGAGGAATAGACCCTCTACTTGACACCCACTGTGAAAACATATTATCCAAAGAATGATGTATAACAGGGATGTaaagaaaagtttgtttgtCCAGCTTCTCCCTATTTATATTTCCTGTTGTGTGTTAATAATATGCTAATATGCTTTTAAAGTGTGCAAGGAGGGAAAAGAGTGGGATGAACAATGCCTATTAATGCTCCCAACAGACCGGAGTTCCGTAACCTGGTCCCTCCACTGGAGCCTTTGGACTGTGTCCAGCGGTCCATGAGGGCCATCCTGGGCGACGAGATGATGGTGTGCATTCCCAGCATCATGAGCGTGGCCGCCTTGTCTCGAGCGTGAGTATCATCCCTCAAAACCTTCTGCTGGTGCCCCTAAAATGTGGATTGCACAGGAAGTGAGAGTCACTTCTCTTCTTATGACTGCCACTTCACggtcaacgattcccgggacactaaaagaccgcacgcacgcacacatccacatgcatacaaacacacacattaacacacacaggtaggtaGGCACGCAcagtacacattcacacataactaaaaaaaacaagcatTAAGTCAGCAAGAATGCAAAAGGAAGCATATTGCTTGAAAGAATGCattttttgtactgtatgtccaaTAGGTTGCTTCCTTGGGAAGCCAACATTGTCACGTACCGCTTCCTGGGAGCCGATAAATGCATGTATCCCTTCATCAAGaccaagcagcagcagcagagtccTGTGGCCAATGGGCATGTGAAATCTGGATAAAGTCTTGCAATCATCGCTGGACCATGTAATCGCTGGAATACTGTGTGGTGTTAGGGGCCTGTGCCATAGTAATAAGTGGTCACTAAAGGTCTCACACCAACAAGTCTATTTATTGTCAGGTGGTGTACTACAAAAATCAATCATGGCAAGGGACATGTTAGCTGCCAAACTGACTGGTAAGGAAACTCAATACCAGAACTTACCGGATATTGTTCTGTCTGAATGCCTTTAAAATTTGGAATTTCCTGTATGTTCGGCCAACTGGGAATCCTTTTGATTATTTACTAAAAGAAGTGCATTCTCATTTCTGAAAGGGGACCATTAATTGTTGCATTTTTGTTGTTCTTCTGGTAACTGTTAAGATCTAGTGTTAATGTGTCAAAAGTGTATCAGTCCTTCATCAACCGTTTTCTGACTTTGTCTATGACAGTATGTATATCAAAGTCATTTTACATAATAAAATTTGCATAATTCAGGTTTGTGGTCTTCCAGCAACATTacccaccacattattggcGGCTAGATATAAGAATGTTATGCACATGTTGCTTGAAGGTCTAATCCTAGAGGTCAGTCAGCGTCATTGCCTTTAGATGCACCATCACGTTTCAGATTACATGCATGTAAACTCCTTTTAAATCACTGTGACCAATACCGAAGGGTATTACACAAGTGCTTCTCTTTATTACCATTTTTAGAAACAAAGCCATGGAAACTAAGAGCTGACATTGAAACAAAATAAAtgggacaaaacaaaacatgcaacAAAAAAAGGAAGAGCAAACATACAAGGGCTTAATTTTTGAGTCTCCAAAGTCCTCTCCTGTACAgtaaaaactacagtaaaggAAAACAAATGCTTCCCAATGATTGTAAAGACCTCCAATTCATCACAATTCACACCCACAGCAAAGTGGGGTCGGTCAAATCGGTTAGTCATTAGCAAGCCTGTTAGTTCAATTCCGGACAACTttctttgtttagttttttttttttttgccagaaGGGGTCGAGATTCCTTTCCCCCTAATGAATGATGTGATACAGAACAACTGATGTAAAACCCAGCAGCTAGACAAATCAGATTAACACATGTTCTAACAGCATT encodes the following:
- the LOC125301574 gene encoding retinol dehydrogenase 10-like — protein: MLVIVDLVLMLIDLTISILNAVVRTVVRPRLKPIDGELCLITGAGGGLGRLFALEFAKEGAELVLWDCNAEANEQTAKLVRELGIKAHTYTIDLSKRESIYQTADRVRREVGDVTMLVNNAGVVAGQKFLECPDVLLERTLLVNCHALFWMTKAFLPHMKATNHGHIVTVASTLGLFTTACVEDYCASKFGAVGFHESLAHSLLAEGGLDGIKTTLVCPYIVNTGMFAGCQIRPEFRNLVPPLEPLDCVQRSMRAILGDEMMVCIPSIMSVAALSRALLPWEANIVTYRFLGADKCMYPFIKTKQQQQSPVANGHVKSG